A stretch of the Rhinoderma darwinii isolate aRhiDar2 chromosome 3, aRhiDar2.hap1, whole genome shotgun sequence genome encodes the following:
- the LOC142750502 gene encoding uncharacterized protein LOC142750502, whose amino-acid sequence MSDCMNQYLPRVNGPFDFTVKDMKNRLTATNANRIAGFEFEKKKKLSCLQSVISQVRVKTDDCDYCDFSGFGLHFVGATTASETMWIGHSASIGSAYMNITPEEHLRRLGYCIKLLPSPLYKMERLMPTNPEAQNFFLIQEEEQPRPSMEITERQERSMMMRELCKYLEEEEKESTEENSKIRRKKIQRVKTIKIKNSTRRSRIRQNTIRQYVDQHMRGKRNILWTILLNPLCR is encoded by the exons atgagcgATTGTATGAACCAATATTTGCCTCGTGTAAATGGACCTTTTGACTTTACAGTCAAGGATATGAAAAACCGTCTGACCGCCACAAATG CCAATAGGATTGCTGGatttgaatttgaaaaaaaaaaaaaattgagttgTCTTCAGTCTGTTATATCTCAGGTGAGAGTGAAGACGGACGACTGCGACTACTGCGATTTCTCAG GATTTGGACTACATTTCGTTGGAGCGACGACTGCATCGGAGACCATGTGGATCGGCCATTCAGCCAGCATTGGATCAG CTTATATGAACATCACCCCAGAGGAACATCTAAGAAGACTGGGCTATTGTATCAAGCTTCTGCCTTCACCCCTCTACAAGATGGAA CGCCTCATGCCGACCAACCCAGaagcccagaatttttttttaatacaagagGAAGAACAGCCAAGACCATCGATGGAGATAACAGAGCGGCAAGAAAGATCTATGATGATGAGAGAACTGTGCAAATACCTggaagaagaagaaaaggaaagcacTGAAGAAAACAGCAAGATAAGAAGAAAGAAGATACAGAGAGTGAAGACCATCAAAATCAAGAACTCCACAAGAAGAAGCCGGATAAGGCAGAACACCATCCGGCAGTACGTGGACCAGCACATGAGAGGAAAGAGGAACATCTTGTGGACGATCCTGCTGAATCCTCTCTGCCGCTGA